One segment of Fibrobacter succinogenes DNA contains the following:
- a CDS encoding TIGR02147 family protein, with the protein MKPITEYKDYHSLIKDFYEDRKRTSYFSWREFAKLAGFSSPTYLRLVSEGKSNLSRVTMPRMISAMELAGFEAEYFKALVNFCNAKDDSAKMPFWKQMRQIALEYKVRVVDKEAVEYFDGWKNSVIRELAPRMKGATPGVIAKKCCNEISAADVSASLDFLTKAGFLKKDADGAYRQTEKNVTASKEGMVYAVHAMQHKMLQLADESIERFAPDVRNVSGVTFTVNRECYKRISQEVDAFRKKIIAIAADAENADQIYRLNLQLFPMTWKLNEEA; encoded by the coding sequence ATGAAACCGATAACAGAATACAAAGATTACCATTCTTTGATCAAGGATTTCTACGAAGATCGAAAAAGAACTTCGTATTTTTCCTGGCGGGAATTCGCGAAACTAGCGGGGTTTTCTTCTCCGACTTACTTGCGGCTTGTGAGCGAAGGCAAGAGCAATTTGAGCCGCGTGACAATGCCCCGTATGATTTCGGCAATGGAACTTGCCGGTTTCGAAGCGGAATATTTCAAGGCGTTGGTGAATTTTTGCAATGCCAAGGACGACTCCGCTAAAATGCCGTTCTGGAAACAGATGCGCCAGATAGCACTGGAATATAAAGTACGCGTTGTCGATAAAGAAGCTGTAGAATACTTTGACGGTTGGAAAAATTCCGTAATCCGCGAACTGGCTCCGAGGATGAAGGGCGCTACTCCAGGGGTGATTGCGAAAAAATGTTGCAACGAAATCTCCGCTGCCGATGTCAGTGCGTCGCTCGATTTTTTAACGAAAGCAGGATTCCTAAAGAAAGATGCTGACGGAGCGTACCGTCAAACAGAAAAGAACGTTACAGCATCCAAAGAAGGTATGGTCTATGCCGTGCATGCGATGCAACACAAAATGTTGCAACTTGCCGATGAATCTATCGAACGCTTTGCACCGGATGTACGCAACGTTTCTGGCGTGACTTTTACGGTAAACCGAGAATGCTACAAACGAATTTCTCAGGAAGTGGATGCTTTCAGGAAGAAAATCATTGCGATTGCGGCGGATGCTGAAAACGCTGACCAGATTTACCGTCTGAATTTACAACTGTTTCCGATGACATGGAAATTAAATGAGGAGGCTTGA